From Saprospiraceae bacterium, one genomic window encodes:
- a CDS encoding ABC transporter permease, with product MNLLTLAWKNLITKPSRFLFVVLMMAIAFCLINMIILVNKQFSQHFGKSSEGADLILTAKGSPLQSVLCNLLHIDAPTGNIAVSDAKSFLNPNHPLIQTAIPTSLGDSYQSHRLLGTAIEYFNHYQLELNEGRLFENNFEAVVGAEAALKADLQLGDEFFSDHGLVSESGAHVHDKKLVVVGILKSSGKVQDRLIYTNLSSYWLMHAGEENDHDHHHEHEADNHSHEEPVVNHTVQLPAFEDREITSVILKMKGKNIQSLNFGRQINENTNLLAVNPAIEINRLYELTGSASDVLYIIGLVLAVLTLVALFINLLQVMDERKKEIAVIRLSGGSKITSVQLLVLEVLFIMIIGLLIGFIMTHVFLEFGSRYLGLGEKYQITGFYFCKEEIQIAALALFAALIASMYPIWKAYRQDVSKTLSE from the coding sequence TTGAATCTGCTTACCCTTGCCTGGAAAAATCTGATCACGAAACCTTCCAGGTTTCTTTTTGTGGTATTGATGATGGCCATAGCTTTTTGCCTGATCAATATGATCATCTTGGTCAATAAACAATTCAGTCAGCATTTTGGAAAATCCAGTGAAGGTGCGGACCTGATTCTGACAGCGAAAGGAAGTCCATTGCAAAGTGTGCTGTGCAATCTCCTCCACATCGATGCTCCTACGGGAAATATAGCAGTCTCCGATGCCAAATCTTTTTTAAATCCGAATCATCCGCTGATTCAGACTGCCATTCCTACTTCTTTGGGTGATTCCTACCAATCGCATCGATTGTTGGGCACGGCAATAGAATATTTTAACCATTATCAATTGGAGCTCAACGAAGGTCGTTTGTTTGAGAACAATTTCGAAGCGGTCGTCGGCGCAGAAGCTGCTCTCAAAGCAGATCTTCAATTGGGAGATGAGTTTTTCTCCGATCATGGACTGGTCTCAGAATCTGGGGCACACGTACATGACAAGAAATTGGTGGTGGTTGGTATTTTAAAATCAAGTGGTAAAGTGCAGGACAGACTGATCTATACCAATCTATCCAGCTACTGGCTGATGCACGCTGGGGAAGAAAACGATCACGATCATCATCATGAACATGAGGCAGATAACCACTCACACGAGGAGCCTGTGGTGAACCATACGGTTCAGCTACCTGCCTTTGAAGACCGCGAAATCACTTCTGTGATCCTTAAAATGAAAGGTAAAAACATCCAATCGCTTAATTTTGGACGTCAAATAAATGAAAACACAAATTTACTCGCTGTTAATCCTGCCATCGAAATTAACAGATTGTATGAATTGACGGGATCTGCTTCAGATGTACTTTACATCATTGGATTGGTATTGGCTGTTCTCACTTTGGTGGCACTCTTTATCAATCTCCTCCAAGTGATGGATGAACGAAAAAAAGAAATTGCAGTCATCAGATTAAGTGGTGGAAGTAAAATTACATCGGTTCAACTTTTAGTTTTGGAAGTCTTATTCATCATGATCATTGGATTGTTGATTGGATTTATCATGACCCATGTTTTTCTTGAGTTTGGTTCACGGTATTTGGGCTTGGGTGAAAAATATCAAATCACAGGTTTTTACTTTTGTAAAGAAGAAATTCAAATCGCGGCTCTTGCATTGTTTGCTGCCCTGATTGCTTCCATGTATCCTATTTGGAAAGCTTATCGACAAGATGTTTCCAAAACTTTGAGTGAATAG
- a CDS encoding glycosyl hydrolase, producing MNSRFLFFLPLLLFGLKSDAQTKINSSTFGSIEPRAMGPGTMSGRITAIEGVESDGKTLYIGTAGGGIWKSTNAGASFSPIFDKHCQSIGALAIDQKNPKTIYAGAGESNMRNSVSIGDGMYKSSDEGSNWIKIGLDSTEHISKILLDPSNANILYVAAPGPLWSDSPHRGLYKSTDAGKTWEKILYINPRTGVADIAIDPRNPNIVFATSWEFRRTPYSFESGGKGSALYKSTDAGKTWNKISKGLPTGDFGRIALTLAPSAPDKMLAIVEAKKTGLYISEDAGENWKEQSATFNVVSRPFYFSTLVIDPKDPKRVYRPALSFSYSDDGGYSFTDASNAGGWVHSDHHALWINPNNTNFLVLGTDGGVYISNDRGATFMFCHNLPVGQFYHVAVDTKSPYNIYGGLQDNGSWVGPSARPGGVSNGDWKLLYFGDGFWTVPDPSDPDIVYAEYQGGNMARIDLQTFKNFPIQPFQTNQEDKLRWNWNTPIIVGQKNKKNLYVGAQYLFKSKDQGRNWERISPDLTTNNKKKQNQEDSGGLSVDNTSAENHCTIFTAAESPLDENTIWVGTDDGNVQITRDGGKTWNNTSAAYSQAGIPAQTWISSIEPSKFDVNTAYITLDNHAYGDHQTYLIKTTDGGKSYSRIQSPEFTGFAHKVVEDRINKNLLFLGTETGLFASIDGAASWFRMKSGFPEYSLVRDIQIHPTENALIIGTHGRGIYVYDDISALRNMTPELANQSVYFFPVSERIISDGKYGGGGPYSGGWNAPNPESILPFQYYLKDRMLSGEAKLDIFDEDGKLVQTIPAGKRKGINKVYWNFRMKPPKVAESSTKLDFGAFFAPEVLPGQYKLVLTAGTQVLEQKITLKHVDEKNYTLEDRKLQHEISMKYYRMHEDLARTVEELNQELKTYVDAASKVKNKKNKEQINQYIGQLEKLRGTLVASKHASVFADETKLREEITEAYSKVAQGHQRPSNLMIEREMFLRNKVDTSAKDLKNLKTTQGVKCASILKSEKIPMDFKS from the coding sequence ATGAATTCTCGCTTCTTGTTTTTTCTTCCGCTTCTTCTGTTTGGTTTAAAGTCGGATGCCCAAACCAAAATTAACTCTTCTACTTTTGGATCCATCGAACCCAGAGCCATGGGCCCTGGAACGATGAGCGGCAGAATTACGGCCATCGAAGGGGTAGAATCTGATGGAAAGACCTTGTACATCGGCACAGCCGGCGGGGGTATCTGGAAATCGACCAACGCGGGAGCGTCTTTCTCTCCCATCTTTGACAAGCATTGTCAATCCATTGGTGCCCTTGCCATCGACCAAAAAAATCCAAAAACAATTTATGCCGGTGCCGGCGAAAGCAATATGAGAAATTCGGTTTCGATTGGTGATGGAATGTATAAATCCAGTGACGAAGGTTCCAATTGGATCAAAATAGGTCTGGATTCTACAGAACATATCAGCAAAATTCTATTGGATCCTTCGAATGCAAATATTCTTTACGTCGCTGCTCCCGGGCCCCTTTGGTCGGACAGCCCTCACCGGGGACTCTACAAATCAACGGACGCGGGCAAAACCTGGGAGAAAATTCTCTATATCAACCCACGTACCGGTGTAGCCGATATTGCCATCGATCCAAGAAATCCAAATATTGTATTTGCCACCAGCTGGGAATTTAGAAGGACTCCATACTCCTTTGAATCAGGTGGTAAAGGAAGTGCGCTTTATAAATCAACGGACGCTGGCAAAACCTGGAATAAAATCAGCAAGGGTCTGCCGACCGGGGATTTTGGAAGGATTGCGCTGACTTTAGCACCAAGCGCACCGGACAAAATGCTGGCCATCGTGGAAGCCAAAAAGACCGGCTTGTATATTTCCGAAGATGCAGGAGAAAACTGGAAAGAACAATCAGCCACCTTCAACGTGGTTTCCAGACCCTTCTATTTTTCTACCCTTGTGATTGACCCCAAAGATCCCAAAAGGGTGTATCGTCCGGCTCTTAGTTTTTCCTATTCGGATGATGGAGGATACTCCTTTACCGATGCCTCCAATGCAGGTGGCTGGGTGCATTCGGACCACCATGCCCTTTGGATCAATCCCAACAACACCAATTTTTTGGTACTGGGTACAGATGGTGGCGTGTATATCAGCAATGACCGAGGGGCCACCTTTATGTTTTGCCACAATCTGCCAGTTGGTCAGTTTTATCACGTCGCGGTGGACACAAAATCACCTTACAATATCTATGGAGGTCTGCAGGACAATGGCAGCTGGGTGGGGCCTTCGGCCAGACCGGGTGGTGTTTCTAACGGTGATTGGAAATTACTCTACTTTGGTGATGGTTTCTGGACAGTGCCTGATCCATCTGATCCGGACATCGTTTATGCAGAATACCAGGGCGGCAACATGGCCAGAATTGATCTCCAAACATTTAAAAATTTTCCCATCCAACCCTTCCAAACCAATCAGGAAGATAAGTTGAGATGGAATTGGAATACTCCGATCATCGTTGGACAAAAAAACAAAAAAAATCTCTATGTTGGTGCGCAATACCTCTTTAAATCCAAAGACCAGGGAAGAAACTGGGAGCGGATTTCCCCAGACCTCACCACCAACAACAAAAAGAAACAGAACCAGGAAGATTCAGGTGGTCTTTCAGTCGACAATACCTCAGCAGAAAATCATTGCACCATTTTTACAGCAGCAGAATCTCCCTTGGATGAAAATACCATTTGGGTGGGCACCGACGATGGAAATGTGCAGATCACCCGCGATGGAGGAAAAACCTGGAACAATACCAGCGCAGCATATAGCCAAGCTGGAATCCCTGCACAAACCTGGATCAGCAGCATCGAACCTTCAAAATTTGATGTAAACACGGCCTACATCACCCTGGACAATCACGCTTATGGAGATCACCAAACCTATCTAATCAAAACCACCGATGGAGGCAAATCGTATTCGAGAATTCAAAGTCCTGAGTTTACCGGATTTGCCCATAAAGTGGTCGAAGACAGAATAAATAAAAATCTTCTTTTTTTGGGAACAGAAACAGGCTTGTTTGCGAGCATCGACGGAGCTGCATCCTGGTTTAGAATGAAATCCGGATTTCCGGAATATTCTTTGGTGAGAGACATTCAAATTCACCCGACAGAGAATGCACTAATCATCGGTACACACGGGCGAGGCATTTATGTTTATGATGACATTTCGGCCCTGCGCAACATGACTCCAGAACTGGCCAATCAATCCGTGTATTTTTTTCCGGTCAGCGAAAGAATCATCAGCGATGGAAAATACGGTGGAGGTGGACCTTATTCCGGAGGTTGGAATGCTCCCAATCCGGAATCGATCCTGCCCTTTCAATATTATCTGAAAGATCGGATGTTGAGCGGTGAAGCCAAATTGGATATTTTTGATGAAGATGGAAAACTGGTGCAGACCATTCCGGCTGGCAAACGCAAAGGCATCAACAAAGTCTATTGGAATTTTAGAATGAAACCACCGAAAGTAGCCGAGAGCAGCACCAAGCTTGATTTTGGAGCCTTCTTTGCTCCTGAAGTTTTACCAGGTCAGTACAAATTAGTTCTTACTGCCGGCACACAAGTTCTGGAACAAAAAATTACATTGAAACATGTGGATGAAAAAAATTACACCCTTGAAGATCGCAAATTACAACACGAGATCTCAATGAAATATTATCGCATGCACGAAGACCTTGCACGCACAGTTGAGGAGTTAAATCAAGAATTGAAAACCTACGTGGATGCTGCGTCAAAAGTCAAAAACAAAAAGAACAAAGAACAAATCAACCAATACATCGGACAACTTGAAAAATTGCGTGGGACATTGGTCGCATCGAAACATGCATCTGTGTTTGCAGATGAAACAAAACTGAGAGAAGAAATTACCGAAGCTTACAGCAAAGTGGCTCAGGGCCATCAAAGACCTTCTAACTTAATGATCGAAAGAGAAATGTTTTTAAGAAATAAGGTCGATACTTCTGCCAAGGATTTGAAAAATCTGAAAACCACACAAGGGGTAAAATGTGCTTCTATTTTAAAATCTGAAAAAATTCCAATGGACTTTAAGAGTTAA
- the carB gene encoding carbamoyl-phosphate synthase large subunit, whose translation MPKDASIKSVLIIGSGPIVIGQACEFDYSGTQAARSLREEGIEVSLINSNPATIMTDPVIADHIYLWPLTVESLIRILEERKIDAVLPTMGGQTALNLAIEADKQNIWNKYGVRMIGVDVEAIELAEDREKFREHMISIGVDVAPSKIANSFLEGKEAAQEIGFPLVIRPSFTLGGTGGSIIHKAEFYDEALRRGLDASPVHEVLIDKAVLGWKEFELELLRDKNDNVAIICTVENFDPMGIHTGDSITVAPAMTLSDTGFQSMRDQAILMMRSMGNFAGGCNVQFAQDPVTEKIIAIEINPRVSRSSALASKATGYPIAKVAAKLAIGYTLDELPNQITGNTSALFEPSLDYVIVKMPRWNFEKFWGADHKLGFQMKSVGEVMAIGRSFTEALQKACQSQENDRHGLGADKKEWYNTQDILERLEQASDDRVYRLKDALRLGVPEKTVTKLTGVDPWFVREIKKLVLMEERLLKFNLPEDIPADFLLELKKNGYSDTQIAWILRVDEKEVKRYRDQLGIRRVYKTVDTCAAEFPAKTPYYYSTFEDENESVSQTGKKKILVLGSGPNRIGQGIEFDYCCVHGILAIRELGMEAIMVNCNPETVSTDFDIADKLYFDPIYWEHIEELIDFEKPDGIIVQLGGQTALKLSQKIHEKGIKIVGTSYDDMDIAEDRGRFSDLLKEMNIPYPKYGVATNADEALEVAHQISYPVLVRPSYVLGGQRMRIVINDHELENHVLSIFKHMPDNKVLIDQFLERAKEAEIDAICDGDEVHIMGIMEHIEPAGIHSGDSSAVLPTYSLPESSIQTMIEYAKRIAFRLNIRGLINIQFAIKGDQVYVIEANPRASRTTPFIAKAYQVPYLNIATKVMLGEKKIKDFVFDKKLEGYAIKVPVFSFNKFQGVDISLGPEMKSTGEAIYYIKDLHDPYFRELDAKRYMYLTR comes from the coding sequence ATGCCAAAAGATGCATCCATCAAGTCTGTTCTCATCATTGGGAGCGGCCCAATTGTCATTGGACAGGCTTGTGAATTTGATTATTCAGGTACCCAGGCAGCCAGATCCCTCCGCGAGGAAGGGATCGAAGTCAGTTTAATCAATTCCAATCCGGCCACCATTATGACAGATCCGGTCATTGCAGACCATATTTATTTGTGGCCTCTGACGGTGGAAAGCCTGATTCGGATCCTTGAAGAGCGAAAAATTGATGCAGTTCTCCCGACCATGGGAGGTCAGACTGCCCTCAACTTGGCCATAGAAGCCGACAAGCAAAATATCTGGAACAAATATGGGGTCCGGATGATCGGTGTTGACGTTGAGGCCATCGAGTTGGCGGAAGACCGGGAAAAATTCAGGGAACACATGATTTCGATTGGTGTGGATGTAGCACCTTCCAAAATAGCCAATTCATTTCTGGAAGGCAAAGAAGCCGCCCAGGAAATTGGTTTTCCTTTGGTCATCAGGCCTTCCTTTACCCTTGGTGGAACCGGGGGAAGCATCATCCATAAAGCAGAATTTTATGATGAAGCCCTCCGGAGGGGTTTGGACGCTTCTCCGGTGCACGAAGTCCTCATTGACAAAGCAGTACTCGGCTGGAAAGAATTTGAACTGGAACTGTTGCGCGATAAAAATGACAATGTAGCCATCATCTGCACGGTTGAAAATTTTGATCCCATGGGCATCCACACCGGAGATTCCATTACAGTCGCTCCTGCAATGACCCTTTCAGATACTGGTTTTCAATCCATGAGGGATCAGGCCATTCTGATGATGAGGTCGATGGGCAATTTTGCCGGTGGGTGCAATGTCCAGTTTGCACAAGACCCCGTTACCGAAAAAATCATCGCCATTGAGATCAACCCAAGGGTGAGTCGATCTTCTGCATTGGCGAGCAAAGCCACGGGCTATCCCATTGCCAAAGTGGCAGCCAAATTGGCCATCGGATATACCCTCGACGAACTACCCAATCAAATTACAGGCAATACAAGTGCCTTGTTTGAACCTTCGCTGGATTATGTGATCGTAAAAATGCCCAGATGGAATTTCGAAAAATTCTGGGGTGCAGACCACAAACTGGGCTTCCAGATGAAATCGGTGGGAGAAGTTATGGCCATTGGAAGAAGTTTTACGGAAGCCTTACAGAAAGCCTGCCAAAGTCAGGAAAATGACCGCCATGGTTTGGGTGCAGACAAAAAAGAATGGTACAATACACAGGATATTCTGGAAAGACTGGAACAGGCCAGCGATGACCGCGTGTACCGCCTGAAAGATGCATTGCGATTGGGCGTTCCGGAGAAAACAGTCACCAAACTCACAGGGGTTGATCCCTGGTTTGTCCGGGAAATCAAGAAATTGGTACTGATGGAAGAAAGGCTGCTCAAATTCAATTTACCCGAAGACATACCTGCTGATTTTTTGCTGGAGCTAAAGAAAAATGGATATTCCGACACTCAAATTGCCTGGATCCTCAGAGTCGATGAAAAAGAGGTCAAAAGATACCGGGACCAATTGGGAATCAGAAGGGTTTATAAAACAGTGGATACCTGCGCGGCAGAATTTCCTGCCAAAACTCCTTACTACTATTCTACCTTTGAGGATGAAAATGAAAGTGTCTCTCAAACCGGCAAAAAGAAAATTCTGGTCTTAGGATCAGGTCCTAACAGAATTGGTCAGGGAATCGAGTTTGACTACTGCTGCGTCCATGGAATTTTAGCCATCCGCGAATTGGGTATGGAAGCCATCATGGTCAACTGCAATCCTGAAACGGTATCGACCGATTTTGACATTGCGGACAAATTGTATTTTGATCCCATTTATTGGGAACACATCGAAGAGTTGATCGACTTTGAAAAACCGGATGGTATCATTGTGCAGCTAGGAGGACAAACTGCACTTAAACTATCTCAGAAAATTCACGAAAAAGGAATTAAAATTGTCGGTACTTCCTACGATGACATGGACATTGCGGAAGATCGCGGACGGTTCTCCGATCTGCTCAAAGAGATGAACATTCCTTATCCCAAATACGGTGTAGCTACCAATGCAGATGAAGCACTGGAAGTAGCCCATCAAATAAGCTATCCTGTTTTGGTCAGACCTTCTTATGTACTTGGCGGACAAAGAATGCGGATTGTCATCAATGACCATGAACTGGAAAATCACGTGCTTTCCATTTTTAAACACATGCCGGACAACAAGGTACTTATTGATCAGTTTTTGGAACGCGCCAAAGAAGCTGAAATCGATGCCATCTGCGATGGCGATGAGGTCCACATCATGGGCATCATGGAGCATATCGAACCCGCAGGAATTCATTCCGGTGACAGTTCCGCGGTTTTACCTACCTACAGTTTACCAGAGAGCTCCATTCAGACCATGATTGAATACGCAAAAAGGATTGCATTCAGATTAAACATCAGAGGTCTCATCAACATCCAATTTGCCATCAAAGGAGATCAGGTGTATGTGATTGAAGCAAATCCAAGGGCCTCGCGCACGACTCCATTTATTGCAAAAGCCTATCAGGTCCCTTATCTCAACATCGCTACCAAAGTGATGTTGGGAGAAAAAAAGATCAAAGATTTTGTGTTTGATAAAAAGCTGGAAGGTTACGCCATCAAAGTACCGGTGTTTTCATTTAATAAATTTCAGGGAGTGGACATCAGCCTCGGACCTGAAATGAAATCCACCGGAGAAGCCATATACTACATTAAAGATTTGCACGATCCGTATTTCAGAGAATTGGATGCCAAGCGCTACATGTACCTTACCAGATAA
- a CDS encoding ATP-binding cassette domain-containing protein, whose amino-acid sequence MLQTHSLRKNYSANKKILFPDIRLANAEQLLIHGPSGCGKTTLLHLLCGILKPTSGSIRFGEQDYSDLKGSQMDAFRGQYFGVCLQRPVFIQSLTSLENLLFTLQLAGKKPDREYCIAQMQTLGISHTAHQMCGTLSPGEQQRLMFLKALIHRPKCIIADEPSSSLDDVNAQSVIDLLISQCKSSGAMLIVVSHDSRIKSVFPNQISLS is encoded by the coding sequence ATGTTGCAAACCCATTCGCTGAGAAAAAATTATTCTGCAAACAAAAAAATTTTATTTCCGGACATACGATTGGCCAATGCAGAACAATTGCTTATCCACGGACCATCCGGATGTGGGAAGACTACCCTTTTGCATTTGCTTTGTGGTATTCTAAAACCTACTTCAGGATCCATCCGATTTGGTGAGCAGGATTACTCCGATTTGAAAGGCTCTCAAATGGATGCATTTCGCGGACAATACTTCGGTGTTTGTTTGCAAAGACCCGTCTTTATCCAATCGCTGACCAGTCTTGAAAATCTTTTGTTTACCCTGCAACTCGCAGGTAAAAAACCAGACAGAGAATATTGTATTGCACAAATGCAAACACTCGGCATCAGCCATACAGCCCATCAGATGTGCGGGACATTATCACCTGGAGAACAACAAAGATTGATGTTTTTAAAAGCTTTGATCCATCGTCCAAAATGCATTATTGCAGACGAACCAAGTTCTTCACTGGACGATGTCAATGCACAATCCGTGATCGATCTGTTAATTTCTCAATGCAAATCTTCCGGAGCAATGTTAATCGTCGTCAGCCATGACAGTCGTATTAAATCCGTTTTTCCAAATCAAATCTCATTGTCTTGA